TTGGCACTAGCACAGTACTACCAGAGATTGCTTTATCATCCCAATCTGACTGACCTTCCCAAGTCATCCGAAAAGGGTGGGTGATAGTGGCGGGGTTGCTATCATACAATTTACAGATTGCTAGCACCGCCGGATCGTCGGTGGATAGAGACTCAATGTCAATGTTAGAAAGCACTTGTTCAAAGTGGGCGAATGCTAAATGATGACCGCTACGCTGCGATCGCCATCGTCCAATTGAAAGTTCAAAGAATTCCGTAATTTCCATTAGAAAAGTGATTTTAAAAAGTAGCTTACAATCCAAGATATATCTTGGTTAAAAAGTTATTCTACTATTCTAGTCAGGAGTTAGGAGAGACGCGATTAATCGCGTCTTTACAATCTCCCCACTCCCTTACTTAGGCAATCTAAGCAACTTCAGTGATGCTGATGATTTTGCCGCCTGTTCTATGAATGTTTTGCACTTGTCCAGACAGTTGGTTGTAGTTAACTACATATTCGAGGTTGCCCAGACGAGTACGGAGATTAGCTGAACCTTTGACTGCCTTAATCAAGAAGCGTTTGCTGGTGCTGCTGACACTAGAACCAGCAGCAGGAGGCTTGATAGATGTAGGTAAGTTTGCACCGATATCGCCGATCAGCTTGGCTTTGCGATCGCTATCGCTGGTAGCGACTCCTCTCAGTAAGGTAAAAGTCCGGTTAAAGGTAACATTTTTAATCCCTACTTGGGAGCTAGTGCTACGAGGATAAGGGACAATATTCTCGCCAAAATTCTGCTGATACTCTTCGCTATCGATATAGGATTCGATTTCAGCATCGTAGCCCTGTTCGTTGTAGATGCGGACGTGTTCGGAAATTTCTGCTTGATCGGCAGGAGGACGACCTAGCAGGTGTTTAAAGTTCAGTTCGATGAACCGATACTGAGAGGAAGAACTGAAAAACAGGGATTGATATAGTTCTGATTTCGCAACGGTGTTGACGAATTCACGGACGCTGATTTTGCGATCGCGCAATTGCGATTCAGCAGTGGCTAGGCGCTCACTTTCTAATAAGTGAGCATTCCCCAAAACCTGTTTGTAAACTGCGCGAATCAGTGTCTGTAATTCACTCTCAGCTATGTTTGGACGCAGTTCAACATTAGGTGAATCAATGACCCAAAGTGACATAGAAGTATCTCCTTAAAAACGTGAATTAAATGAAATCTTTGAGTATTCTCCCCCTTATGGAGGTAGATTTTTGCCTCAGCTGCCAGTTATTTTTGTTACTGACTAGCATTTGTAAAACTTTAGGTTGTTAAAGTGCGTTAAATATCTTCGTATATGACAACTGACGGCAGAACCGATCAAACTCTAGATGGGCGATCGCTTTTAATCAATGATGAATACTGGGCATTTGTGACTGGAGATTGAGTACTGCAAAAATTTTTCCCAATCCCCAATTTCTATTCTTTAAACAATCTTTAGTGATGCTCACCTTTTTCCTAAGCTTAGTTTGTAGATATATTTTCTAGTTGACAGGAGTAATATTGGCAATCACACGGACTTGCTTGTGAATCCGTTGATACTCTTATGAAAGCTGATTGTATGGCACGAAAAATACTTGGTTACTACGGCGAAACTTGGAAAAGCCATTCAAACTATCTCCCAGTTAACAACTAAATTTTATGAGAAGGATATCCAGCAGATGTTAAAAAACTTTACATCTTGATGACAAAGGAGAGGTCATAGAGACTTTAAATCCTTATTAGTCTTGAGGATCTAAGTTTTTGCATCGTTACGCCTTTATACATTCTGATACGATGCCGAAGCCATATTTATTAAAATTTGTGAAGTTAGGTAATACTATTTAGAGTACTCCAAGTAAAAAAATGCCCAATTGTCATTGCGAGCGAAGCGAAGCAATGACGGGTTTTGGATCATTTATTTTTTGGAACACTCTTAGAGAAATTTCAGCTTGTTTTTAGTATTTGATTTGCGATCGCTATGTAGGTAATGATATTGTTGTCCTGCCTTGAGCAAGAGTATTAATTATCCTGAGATACCAGAGTTTATTTCGGTAGGTGGGTAAGAATAAATCAACCTATGTTACGTAATGTAAATTTAATTAAATTGGCTTTTAGCAAGCATATTGAGCGGCTTGACTACAAAGCTGATTGAATTTGGAAAGTAGCCAGTTGACCGATTAAATGGTCAAAATAGGGAGCAAGAGTTTCCTGGTGATTGGCTGGGCAGCGTTTCAAACTAGCAGCCTTGATGCTTTTTAAGCCTAAAAGCATTGCATCTAATGGAACTTGTAATTCTTGATAGAGCAAGTTCATATAATGCAGTCCTCCGGGACTGGTATAGTGAGTGTGCCCACCTGCTATACCATAGGTAATGCAGCGAAGAAAATGCCAAAAATCGCGCCAGCAAGCTTGGGCGCGTTCTGGCGGATAAAGGCCACCTCCCGGCTGAGTAATTTCAGGATAGATGGTCAAAACCTGCTCTCTAGCCTCATCAACAATTTCAACGGCGCGATCGCGTAACAAAACAGCAATAGCAATCAACTCAGAATTATCAGATGACAAGGTTGTAATTTGCAACAAGTCTTCGTCGTTCAAATAGCGAAAAGCATCATCCGCAGCTTGAAATATAGCGATCGCTGCTTTTGGATGGGACTGTTCCCACTCAGCAAAGCTGATAATTCTCGCTTTGGCGATTAATTCTTTGACGGTTTCGCTTAATTGAGTCATTAATTTAGGGAATTGGGAATTGATTAAATCTTCCCAAATGCGATCGCCATTTTTTGACATCTGTAAAATAAAGTAAAGATAGCTCTACCAAATGCACCTATGGAAATCCATCAAATCCAAGCTGAACTGAAGAACCCAGATTTTCAATATCGTTTGAAGGCGATCGCAGCCCTCAATGATTATGAATCAGAAGTTGCAGTTCCTCTGCTAACAACTAAACTTCATGACTCAGAATTTTTGGTGCGTTCTTTTGTAGCAAGAGGTTTGGGTAATCAACAATCAGCAGAATCCTTTGCTGCTTTGATGCAAATAATGAAATTCGACGATACTCCCAACGTGCGAGCAGAAGCGGCAAATTCTTTGTCGCTATTTGGTAGAGTCGCAGTTTCTCATCTAGTTATGGCATTTTATCAGGATGACCACTGGCTAGTTAAGCGGAGCATTTTAGCTGCGATCGCTGAAATGGATTGCCCTGAAGAACTATTTGATATCTGCGTCCAGGGTTTAAAAGACGAAGATTTCACAGTTCAGGAATCTTCTGTTGATGGACTTGGCTTACTAGCTAATTCTAACCAACGGACTGCCGCACTATCCCAAATACTCACCTTAGTGAATGATGAATCTTGGCGGATGCGCGTACGAGTTAGCTATGCCCTCAAACGTTTTGACGAGCCGGAAGCAAAAGCAGCCCTGAACCAACTCAGACAGGATGAGGATCACCGAGTTGTCGGAGCAGCTTTAGAAGACTTGTTGCCACAATAGCAGTATGGGCTTATTTGGAATATTGCGAGCAAACTTATTTGAACGATAACCAATATATTATTTTACCTTAAATTTGACCAAAATATCCGGTCAATCTGCCAAAATCTGGAAGAAAAGATCAACTTTTTCAAGATGAGGAGGCATTTGTGACTGATATACAAACTGGTCAAATGACTTGGCGACTACCAGGTTCCTCAGAATGTGCTTTACATTTGCGGCATAATGCTTCGGAACCTTGGCGATCGTATAAAGAATTTCCACAATATGTTTTATCCGATCCGCCAGGTTTTTCCGAAGGATACGCTACTTTTTTAGCACTTCTAAAAAAGAACTGGCAACTTTTGTAAAGAGTGCTGAGTTGTGAGTGCTGTACATAGATAGCGGGGCGTTTAGCTCGTGCTAAGTACCTAGAAATTAGTTTTTAACTCCTACTCATAACTCACAATTCAGCCCTATATTGGTCAAGCACTCAAACTATCACGAGTTGTTGTGCGGGTGTAGGCGTTCCAAACGTCGAGTTCTGAATATGGACGGCTTTGAAGCATGGCTTTTGTTGCTTCTGTGAGTCCTTGGGCTAAAGTAAAATCTGCCCCAGCAATACTTTGAAGATGCTCCATCTCTGCGTCACTAAGGTCAGCTGCTCGCATATCTGTATGCTGCAAATCGGCTCCAGTCAATCGAGCATTGCGCAAGCAAGCCCCAGTCAAATAAGCTTTCGTCAGATCCGCCCCGCTCAAAGCCGCACCTTGCAAATTGGCTCCTGTCAAATCAGCGCCACTCAGGTAGGCTCCACGCAGATTAGCACCTTGTAAATCTGCATTTCGCAAAGAAGCTGTATTTAGAAAAGCACCATTAAGATTAGCACCGGGCCCTACTGCTCCCGAAGCTTTGTAGTTATAGTCTTGGGGCCATTGCGTATGTGTATCATAACGTGCTACTTGCAGTTTGGCTCCCTGCAAATTAGCGCCACTGAGATTTGCTTGTTGGAGATTAGCACGGTTTAAGTAAGCTCCCTGCAAATTAGCACCACTCAAATCGGCTCCCTGCAAATTAGCGCCTCGCAAATCTGCCTCACTCAAATCGACATTGCTCAAGACTATTTCACTGAGATCGGCTCCTAGTAGCTTGGCTTTACTCAAGTTAGCTTGTTGGAAATCGACTTCCCTGAGATTGAATTGGTACAAATCTACCCAATCTAGAGGGATTCCGGCTTTGAGCGCTTTTAAGATTTCTGGAGGTGGACTAGGGCGATCGCTAGTAATAAGTTGAATTTCACTATTTGTCATTGGTTGATAAAAATATAACTTTTGGAGTTATTCTACACTTTAGCGAAATCGGGCTTCATCTTATTACCCAGTATTCAATAACACCAAAATTTGGTAAAACGAGGTTTTAAAACAGATGCATCTAATACCACCCTTGTCAATGATCGACTTCTTCCGTAAAAGTGAGGGGACATGGTTTACAGAACGCTCCGTTCATCATTTTGACTCGGCAGCCGATGAGTCGGGAGAGTCGAATTTGATCGTGAAAGTGATGGAAAAGAACGATCCAAAAGTCCAAGAAGTCTGTAAAGCCCAAGGGATAGATCCGACTAAAGCAACAGGCGGTGCTAGTTTTGCATGGCAAGCTAACCTAGATACCAGGCTACCTAATAGCGATAATGCTGCCATTTTGGTTGATATTCCCAACGAAACTAAACGTTCTGGAAAACTGATCCGCAACCAAGGCTATGTTGAGAGCATCCCCGTTGTGAGTCGGTATCAGTTTGCCGATGATGGAGTGCTGACGATTGATACTGACTATGACAATAATCAAGGTCAAGAACGTTGTTGGTTTGTTACTGATGATTTTCGTGTCAGGGTTAGTACCGTGCGAATGATGAACGGTGTCAACTTAATGACTTATTGTTCTGAACGCCGCTGTGTTTCCCAAGAACTGCTAAAGCAAATGATCGCTCGTAATCATGCTAGGTAGGGAGTGGGGAAGAGGCAGGGAGCGGGGGGAGCAGGGGGAGCAGGGGAGCAGGGGGAGCAGGGGAGCAGGGGGAGCAGGGGAGGCAGGGGGAGCAGGGGAGCAGGGGAGGCAGGGGAGGCAGGGGAGGCAGGGGAGGCAGGGGAGGCAGGGGAGGCAGGGGAGGCAGGGGGAGAAAGAACTAATGCCCAATGTCCAATTCCCAATTCCCAATTCCCAATCCCCCATTAAGGAATGTTGCTTTGTTTCTCATAAATGAGACGTGTACGATCGACATCATTTATTTTCATGCAAGGGTTAACAAATCATGCTCCATGTATAAGCCTTTCCTGGAATTTTTAGAAAAAGAGCTATTTCAGCGATTTGATTTACAAAGTAGGGTCATTCCCCCTGGTTTGGAATTCAAAGTTAGCGATCGCGGCAGAAACCCTGCAACTATTCGCAGTTGGTGTTACCAATGTCAAGAGTTGCGGAAAATTCGCTATACCTACATTGATGCCGGAGAAAGCGCCCAAATTTTTAACAGCGTGGTTTATCCTAGTCATCACTACGATTTACCTCTTTTAGGGATTGATTTTTTATCTTTTGGAAAAGTCAAAAACTTAATCGTACTTGACTTTCAACCTTTATTCCAGGATGAAGATTATCAAAACAAATATATAGTTCCGCTACAATCTCTCCATAATAAATACCCAGATTTGGCACAAAACTTGGAAATGAAGTTTTACGATGCTAACCAGTATTTTTCTAAGTACCTATTGTTTGCCAAAACAGACCCTGAAACAGTTGCAACGAGAGTTTTTGAAGCTTTTCAGGATTATTTAAACTTGTATTGGCAAATGCTAGTAGATGCAAAACCACTCCAAGATCCAGAAGATATCCAACGGATTGTTAAAGCTCAAAAAGACTACGACCAATATAGTGCAGACCGCGATCCCGCATCTGGTTTGTTTAGCAGTTACTTTGGTCATGAATGGTCGGAGCGTTTTCTCCATGAATTCTTATTTGAAGATGCTGTTCCTCTAGCAGTTAGTGCTGGCAAAAGATAACCGATTCGGGATTGGGGATTATTAATTTTGAATTCGGAGCGAAGCGACGTGACATTATATCAGCCATTTCTCGATTATGCGATCGCTTATATGCGATCGCGCCTGGATTTACAACCCTATCCTATCCCCACTGGGTTTGAGTTTAAAAGCGCTGTTGTGGGCAAAGGCAAAAATCAGGAAGAGGTTGTTACCACAAGTTACGCCTTTCAAACCACCAAATTGCGGCAAATTCGTGCTGCTCACGTCCAGGGTGGAAATTCGCTGCAAGTGCTGAATTTTGTGATTTTCCCCCGTCTCGACTACGATTTACCCTTTTTTGGGGCGGATTTGGTAACGTTGCCAGGAGGACATCTAATTGCTTTGGATATGCAGCCCCTATTCCGAGACGATTCGGCATATCAAGCAAAATATACCGAACCAATTCTACCCATTTTCCACGCGCATCAACAGCATTTATCTTGGGGAGGGGATTTTCCTGAAGAAGCACAGCCATTTTTCTCTCCCGCTTTTTTGTGGACTCGTCCCCAAGAAACGGCTGTAGTCGAAACTCAGGTGTTTGCTGCTTTTAAAGACTATTTAAAAGCTTATTTGGATTTCGTAGAGCAAGCAGAAGCTGTAACAGATTCCCAAAATTTAGTAGCCATTGAGCAAGCCCAACTGCGATACCTGCGATATCGGGCTGAAAAAGACCCAGCACGAGGGATGTTCAAACGTTTCTATGGTGCCGAATGGACTGAAGAGTATATCCACGGCTTCTTATTTGACCTAGAAAGAAATTTGACAGCTATCAACTAATATCGTGTTCGGTTAAAGACGTATTATTAAAACCGCAGAGGGAGCAGGGAAAAAGGGGCGTTGCTGAATCGAGGTATGAACTTGTAGAGACGTAAAATTTTACGTCTCTACAAGGATTTTTCACCGCAATCAGCAACGCCGAAAAAGGTTTTTAAGTTTTGGCACAGACGCATAAATTGAAATTTGACAGACTGTTAGTTTCCTCAAGTAGGATGAAAATAATCGTAAATTTCTTGAGCCAAACGCGGCCCAATTCCTGGAACCTCTGCAAGTTGTGGGGTTGTTGCTTGGCGAATATAATCAACTGAGCGAAAATGCCCTAGTAGCTGCTTTTGTCGATGATGTCCTAAACCAGGAATTTCATCTAAACGCGATCGCTTTAATTTATCACTACGCTGCTGACGATGGAAACTCACCGCAAACCGATGCGCTTCATCCCGCAACCGCCGCAACAACTGTACCCCTGGTTGTTCTGCATCAGTTGTCAAAGGTTTAGATTCTCCCGGTAAAAAAATCTCTTCTCGCTGCTTTGCTAAACTCACAACTCGCAAGTCTTCTAATAAATTCATCTCTTGCAAAACGGCGACGACTGAAGATAACTGACCTTTACCGCCATCAATCATGATTAAATCAGGCCAATCTGGATTACCCAAACGTGACAATTGTGGATCTTCCCCATACTTACGGAAGCGTCGCCCAATGACTTCAGCAAGACTAGCAAAATCATCTGAATGTCCCGCCGTCACGGTAGGATTTTTAATTTTGTAGTGGCGATAATGTTGCTTGGCTGGTAATCCATCGATAAACACTACTTGCGAAGCTACAGCATTTGAGCCTTGAATATGAGAAATATCATAACCTTCGATGCGGTGAGGTACATCTGGTAAATCGAGAATGGCTGCTAAATCTTGCATTGCTTGGTGATTGCGATCGCCAAATTTTTGCATTCTTTGCAATTCATACTGAGCATTTCGCTCTACCATCTCAATTAATTCTGCCTTAGTTTGCCGCAAAGGAGTCAAAATCGTCACTTTTTTCCCTTTACGTTGAGTTAAGACATCCGCCAATATCTCCGCATCTGGTAAATCATGCTGTACCAAAATTTCTAAGGGTATTTCCACTGAGTCAGCAGTTTGGTAATGTTCCTCCAAAGCTCGTTGTAAAATAGCTCCTGGTTCTGCGTGAGCATCCGCCACAAACGCTAAACGCCCTACCAATTGTCCGGCGCGAATCTGGAATAGTTGGATACAAGCGTGTTCTTCATCGGCTGCCAGTGCGATCGCATCCCGTGAAACTGTATCATCTGGTAAGGCTACTTTTTGGTCAGCAGTCAGCGACTTTAACCCAGAAATTTGATCGCGAATCCGCGCTGCTGACTCAAAATTTAAGTCCTCAGCTGCTGTATTCATCTGTTGGGTTAAAATATCAATCAATTCCTGAGTTCGTCCTTGGAATACCATCGCTATCTTTTGGACAATTTTGCGATATTCTTCTGGTGAAGTCAGCTTTTGACACACACCCGGACAACGCCCTAAATCATAATTTAAGCACGGACGGTCTTTAAAAAGTGGTTGAGGTCGTTGTCGCTGGGGAAAGATGCGCTTGCAGATGCGGACAACTTCTCGTAATAAACCAGCATCAGTATAAGGCCCATAAAATTTATCCTTTTCCTTGCCGAATTGACGTTTACGGGTAATAAAAATTCGCGGATAATCTTCAGACCAAGTAATGCAGAGATAGGGATATTTTTTATCATCTTTGAGCAGCACGTTAAAGTATGGCTGGTGCTGCTTGATCAAGTTGGCTTCTAGCGCTAAAGCTTCGGCTTCAGTATCAGTAACGATGAATTCAATTTCTGTCACCAACTTAACCATCGTAGCGATGCGTTCAGTCTTATTGTAGCCATCGCGGAAATAGGAACGGACACGCGATCGCAACTTCCGTGACTTACCTATATATATAATGCGATCGCTGTTGTCCCGCATGAAATAAACCCCCGGTTCCGGTGGAATTTCGGCTAGACGATTTTCCAGTCGTTCTGGCTCTTTAACCAGTGGTAGTATTTGAGTAGATATTGTCACAACCAATATTAAGTAATCTTTATCTATTTTAAGAAAAATTCTTTTTTTGTGCCGATTTCACAGAGTAATTATCAAGTAAATATAAAGTAGGCAGACTTTTCTTGTGTAGAAGCATCTACGGCTACTATAAGTAGTAATACAAAAATAAATATACATTTGTCATTGCGAATGGAGCAAAGCGGAATGAAGCAATCCCAAGAACTTGCGTTCGCGAAGCGTGTCCGAAGGACTTATGCTTTGCTACATTTCATTCTGCTCGCAATGA
This Nostoc sp. KVJ3 DNA region includes the following protein-coding sequences:
- a CDS encoding phycobilisome rod-core linker polypeptide translates to MSLWVIDSPNVELRPNIAESELQTLIRAVYKQVLGNAHLLESERLATAESQLRDRKISVREFVNTVAKSELYQSLFFSSSSQYRFIELNFKHLLGRPPADQAEISEHVRIYNEQGYDAEIESYIDSEEYQQNFGENIVPYPRSTSSQVGIKNVTFNRTFTLLRGVATSDSDRKAKLIGDIGANLPTSIKPPAAGSSVSSTSKRFLIKAVKGSANLRTRLGNLEYVVNYNQLSGQVQNIHRTGGKIISITEVA
- a CDS encoding phycobilisome linker polypeptide, which translates into the protein MNGFSKFRRSNQVFFVPYNQLS
- a CDS encoding phycobilisome protein; amino-acid sequence: MSKNGDRIWEDLINSQFPKLMTQLSETVKELIAKARIISFAEWEQSHPKAAIAIFQAADDAFRYLNDEDLLQITTLSSDNSELIAIAVLLRDRAVEIVDEAREQVLTIYPEITQPGGGLYPPERAQACWRDFWHFLRCITYGIAGGHTHYTSPGGLHYMNLLYQELQVPLDAMLLGLKSIKAASLKRCPANHQETLAPYFDHLIGQLATFQIQSAL
- a CDS encoding HEAT repeat domain-containing protein, with translation MEIHQIQAELKNPDFQYRLKAIAALNDYESEVAVPLLTTKLHDSEFLVRSFVARGLGNQQSAESFAALMQIMKFDDTPNVRAEAANSLSLFGRVAVSHLVMAFYQDDHWLVKRSILAAIAEMDCPEELFDICVQGLKDEDFTVQESSVDGLGLLANSNQRTAALSQILTLVNDESWRMRVRVSYALKRFDEPEAKAALNQLRQDEDHRVVGAALEDLLPQ
- a CDS encoding pentapeptide repeat-containing protein: MTNSEIQLITSDRPSPPPEILKALKAGIPLDWVDLYQFNLREVDFQQANLSKAKLLGADLSEIVLSNVDLSEADLRGANLQGADLSGANLQGAYLNRANLQQANLSGANLQGAKLQVARYDTHTQWPQDYNYKASGAVGPGANLNGAFLNTASLRNADLQGANLRGAYLSGADLTGANLQGAALSGADLTKAYLTGACLRNARLTGADLQHTDMRAADLSDAEMEHLQSIAGADFTLAQGLTEATKAMLQSRPYSELDVWNAYTRTTTRDSLSA
- a CDS encoding phycobiliprotein lyase encodes the protein MHLIPPLSMIDFFRKSEGTWFTERSVHHFDSAADESGESNLIVKVMEKNDPKVQEVCKAQGIDPTKATGGASFAWQANLDTRLPNSDNAAILVDIPNETKRSGKLIRNQGYVESIPVVSRYQFADDGVLTIDTDYDNNQGQERCWFVTDDFRVRVSTVRMMNGVNLMTYCSERRCVSQELLKQMIARNHAR
- a CDS encoding 15,16-dihydrobiliverdin:ferredoxin oxidoreductase; amino-acid sequence: MYKPFLEFLEKELFQRFDLQSRVIPPGLEFKVSDRGRNPATIRSWCYQCQELRKIRYTYIDAGESAQIFNSVVYPSHHYDLPLLGIDFLSFGKVKNLIVLDFQPLFQDEDYQNKYIVPLQSLHNKYPDLAQNLEMKFYDANQYFSKYLLFAKTDPETVATRVFEAFQDYLNLYWQMLVDAKPLQDPEDIQRIVKAQKDYDQYSADRDPASGLFSSYFGHEWSERFLHEFLFEDAVPLAVSAGKR
- a CDS encoding phycoerythrobilin:ferredoxin oxidoreductase; this encodes MTLYQPFLDYAIAYMRSRLDLQPYPIPTGFEFKSAVVGKGKNQEEVVTTSYAFQTTKLRQIRAAHVQGGNSLQVLNFVIFPRLDYDLPFFGADLVTLPGGHLIALDMQPLFRDDSAYQAKYTEPILPIFHAHQQHLSWGGDFPEEAQPFFSPAFLWTRPQETAVVETQVFAAFKDYLKAYLDFVEQAEAVTDSQNLVAIEQAQLRYLRYRAEKDPARGMFKRFYGAEWTEEYIHGFLFDLERNLTAIN
- the uvrC gene encoding excinuclease ABC subunit UvrC, with the translated sequence MTISTQILPLVKEPERLENRLAEIPPEPGVYFMRDNSDRIIYIGKSRKLRSRVRSYFRDGYNKTERIATMVKLVTEIEFIVTDTEAEALALEANLIKQHQPYFNVLLKDDKKYPYLCITWSEDYPRIFITRKRQFGKEKDKFYGPYTDAGLLREVVRICKRIFPQRQRPQPLFKDRPCLNYDLGRCPGVCQKLTSPEEYRKIVQKIAMVFQGRTQELIDILTQQMNTAAEDLNFESAARIRDQISGLKSLTADQKVALPDDTVSRDAIALAADEEHACIQLFQIRAGQLVGRLAFVADAHAEPGAILQRALEEHYQTADSVEIPLEILVQHDLPDAEILADVLTQRKGKKVTILTPLRQTKAELIEMVERNAQYELQRMQKFGDRNHQAMQDLAAILDLPDVPHRIEGYDISHIQGSNAVASQVVFIDGLPAKQHYRHYKIKNPTVTAGHSDDFASLAEVIGRRFRKYGEDPQLSRLGNPDWPDLIMIDGGKGQLSSVVAVLQEMNLLEDLRVVSLAKQREEIFLPGESKPLTTDAEQPGVQLLRRLRDEAHRFAVSFHRQQRSDKLKRSRLDEIPGLGHHRQKQLLGHFRSVDYIRQATTPQLAEVPGIGPRLAQEIYDYFHPT